CTTCAGCTCTCAAAAAATGGATCGCCAGGTAACAAGAAAAGCAGGTCCGACTCAAGTCATGAAAGATGCTTCTGCTTTTTCATATTATCGTGAGATGAATGCGATTGAAGGGAAAGCAGGGTCTAAAGAACGCACCGGAGAATTTTTCACTAAAGGAGTAAATGGCATTATGCTGGCGGGGAATTATTTCGCCTTCCTGAAAAAGGATGGGAAAACCGCGGCAACTGAATATTTCTATGAGCATAGCCCCTCGCCCCTCTATTTCCCATACGATTTAAAATCAGGTACACAATGGACGAACAAATACATTACCAACGTACAAACTCCTGTTGGTCCCCACCAAGCAGAGGTTTATGAGACGCTGACGGTTGGGAAAAAAGAGGAGGTTTCTGTTCCCGCCGGGAAGTTCACTTGTCTGCCGATCTCCATGACGGCCCAATGGCGAGGAGAAATTGAAAACGAGGACCGCGAATTGACACTCTGGTTTGCTCCAGGGGTAGGGATAGTCAAGAGCGTCATTGTTACCTATCAGGTTAACAAACTTGGAGTAAGAAAAGAGAAGGCATTCTGGGATTTCCACGAAGAGTTGACCCAATATCGAATACAATGAGACACAGCCACAACGAGATACCTACAGGTGATAGAATCATTCAAACTTTACCAATAATGAAAGAAACGGCGGAATCTTTCGAACAAAAGACTCAACCTGACCAGAAGATGCCTTGTTAATCCCAAGCTGCCACGGGGCTGGCAGGTTACCCAAAACGTTCTTCCAAACATGTTTACCCTGAACAGTTAAGATGTGTCATTCAGGTCTTGTCAAATCCATTGCTACAAGAAGTAAAGACGTTCCATGAGCACCGGTCGCAATTCCAACGTCCAAAGATTTTTCTGAATAACTTTTCTTCTACTATTTACAGCCCTAAGAGTCTTCCCAATTCCTTTGTCTGCAGCAGAAAAGGTACTTTACAGAAAAAGATTTATCTGGCTAAGCTATTATCCTTTAATTTTTTCATTCACTTTGATATAATCTTACCAGTAAGAAACAACTCAAAGGAGGGTGCCATGGCCAATGTAGCAACAACAAAAATGTCATCAAAAGGGCAGGTAGTAATTCCTGAAGACATACGCAAACGCTTAAATCTGCAAACTGGGGCTCAATTCGTTGTCGTTGGGGATAAAGACGTCGTAATTCTGAAAAATATTGCACCTCCATCCATTGATGAATTTGAACCGCTTATCGCTGATGCAAGGAAAAAAGGGAAACAAGCAGGATTAAAAAAATCAGATATCAAGGAAGCAATATTCAAAGTTCGAGGGAAAAAGTGAAAATCATCCTCGACACCAACGTTTTCATCTCTGGAGTTTTTTTCAGTGGCCCGCCTGCGCAAATTCTGAAAAGCGTGGAAAGATAGAAAAATACAGATTGTACTTTCTACAGAAATTCTGAACGAATAAAGACGAGTAGCAGAAGATCTTTCAGAAAAATTCCCCTCTATAAACATCGAGTCAATCTTGGAAATCCTTACAGTTTATAGTGAGCTCATTGAAACGACAGGTATTTCTCTTGCAGTTTGTGAGTACCCGGATGACGACATGTTCCTTGAATGTGCAATAGCCTGTAATGGAAAAATAATTGTCAGTGGGGATAAACAGTTGCTGAAGGTTTCAGGTTATAAGGACATTGATGTCATCAAACCAAGAGAATTCGTTGACAACTACCTGACAAAACCGAAGAAAGATCAAGCCAGCAAATAATAAACTGATACAAATTCGTTTTTTCAATGAAGGTGGTCTTCTTCAAGCATTCCAGTGAAGATATTATTTCTGCTCTTTTCAAATCCACTGCTCTTAGTAAGTGCGATAATCCTGAGACTTAATACTCAGCGAACTCAAAACCTTTCTGAATCTGTTTCGTTTTGTAAGGCGTAGCCAACACTCTTTTCCGGTTTTAGCTGTATTAAAATAAGTAATGCGCTGGATTAATAACAACACGGAAATTAGGAGAACCCAAAAAAGATGTTGTGGATTTGTTGAATTTAACGGGCAATCACAAACGCCTCCGGGAATTCTGCCGAGAGCAACTTCTCCATTTTTTTGGCAGCGTCCAACTCTTTTCCAGCTCGGACCTGTACTCGATAAAACTTCTTGTCATCAACGGTGTAGGTCTGCGAAATAGCTTTGCGACCCTGCTTGAGCATGATCTCTTTAAGGCGGTTGGCATTATTGCTGTCGGTGAAGGCGCCGATTTGAACAAAATATTCCCCATGGGTGAAATCATAGGGCAGAAAACGCTCGACGGTGCCACCGCCTCGTGAAGTCTGTTCCGCTTCACCGAGAGCCGTAATCTGCACCCTGGCTGTGCCTCGTTGATCCATGGCCAGCTCTTTGGCAGAGGTGAGGCTGAGGTCGATAATCCGGCCTTTGACAAAGGGGCCTCTGTCATTGATACGGACAATAGTTTCACGGCCATTTTCTAAATTCTTGACCAGCAGAAAGGTGTTCATAGGCAGTGTTTTGTGGGCGGCAGTGGTGCTGTACATATCATAGACCTCGCCGTTGGAGGTCTTTTTTCCGTGAAATGTTGGGCCATACCAGGAGGCGATCCCTGTTTCGTTATGGCCAAATGACGATGGCACCGGGTAATAAGTCCTTCCCAGAACGTGGTAGGGTTTTTGGGTCGGGGGAATCTTGTTGCGGAGCGGAACACTTTTGGCGGTTGAGGAGACCTCGATTGGAGAGGGAATGCTTTGCACCATGGATTGGGAGCATCCTGAAATAAGGAGATATAAACAGATAAATGGTAAGGTGATATATCGTATCATGTTGACCTGGTGTTTTTAGTTTGCCTTATTGCGTTTTGCTAACAGTTGACAGTCCGTAAAATTTACTATTCTGCTGGCTGAGCATAGTGGAAATCATAGTTCAAGGGCTGTTTTCAGGCTTTGGTGTGTTGGTGGTAGAGTTGATTTTGTCTATCCTGTTTACAAAAAAAGCACCGGCTTTACCAGTAGTATGTGGAACATAGGGAATTTTGTCAGGAGTTTCAAGGCTGATGCCAACCGAATCAAAAACCAGGTCGCCATCCAGATTGACGTAGGTAAGGTGCAGGTTGTGGGGAGATCGGCATACTTGCATCATTCCATTGTCGTCCTGGCACGTTTCAATCGCCTCCCAGCGCCTTAATTCATAGCCTTTAAGCCAGAGGCCTATCTTGAATTGACCTGAAATTTTATCAGCCATGAAGGCATCCGATTGGTCGTTTCCTTGAAAAAGATTTGCTTCAAGCTGGAATTCAACCTCAGAGCTTCCCTGCCGTGTTAAAGCCTGCCAAAGCTCGTAATCATTGTTGTCCTGCCTGAAGAGGTGGGTTCCCTTGTCGGCAAAGCTCCACTGGGCGTGGCATACCTGGCAACCCACAGTTTTTATATATTTCGAGTGGGCGGGGTGGCTAAGTTGGGGGACAATAATTTTTTTGTTGGTTAGCTTGGTGGTCAGTATAACTGTATTGTCTGCAACCTCTAGATTGTCAGGTCTGGGTGATTTGGGCTGTTGGTCCCAGAGATGACAGGAGATACAGGTTATATGGGTGCTGCCGTTTGATTTGAGAGAGGCCCCTGAGTGACAATCAATACAGCTTAAGCCTTTTAGTTGATGAATGTCTGGCCGAAGTAGGTGCTGTCCCACTCCATAAGGCCTTTCTTGCTCGCCGTCAGTGGTGAAAGGTGTCCAGTAATCCCAGTTGAAATCCTGCTCAAATTTACCGTAATAATCAGCCCCTACATAATTGCCGTAATGACAGCTCAGGCACTGTTTGTCGTTAGGCTTTGCCATAAATTTGTGTGAAGAAAGTCGGCCGTCTTGATACTCGAGATGGCATGCTGCGCAACCGGTACCATGGACTACCGCCCCGTACGCATCACCGGAATAGTAAGGGTGGCAGCGTAGGCAACGCCGACGTAGTAGATCGTCAACCAGCCCAAGAGCGGTGGTCGGAAAATTGTCGTCAGGAATCTCGTGTAAACTTGTCAGGTCGGTTGTGGAGCCGAAGGCTTTGCGAACTGTATTGACTTCATTTTTCAGAGTGAAGTGCAGAGAGTGCTGAGCTGCCTTAACAATTTCTGCATGGCAGGAGCCGCAGACCTTTGCCATATTGTCCGGGTGGGCAGGTTTGGCGGTGGCTGTTTCATGGGCAAGGTTTTTGTCGGAGGTGCTGTTGTCTCCATTATGACAGCTAATACAGGACAGGTTGTGGGATCGATCCAGTGTGAAGGGGTGGCAGCCCAAGCAGCCGGTTTGGGGCGGAGAAAGAGCTGAGGGTGTGTCTTTTTGAGGAGTCGATGCAGTTGTTTTTGGTGTCTGGTCGGAACAGCTGGTCAACAGAATGCAAAGGCATATAAGGAGGCTGAACATAAAACAGATGGAATTTATGTGCTTCATAGCAACGAAGAATAATGAAGTTTTTTTAAAATCGCTATTGATATTAGCATCGTTCTTGTTATATTTTTGGCCACAAATTCAAATAAACCGCACGGTTTCTCAAATGGCAGATTGCTGTCAAACACACTAATGGCATCCATGAAAACTAAGAAAAAAATTATCAAAACAAAGTTTATTTTTATTACTGGTGGTGTGTTGTCGTCATTAGGCAAGGGCTTAGCTGCTGCTTCTATCGGAGCTCTGCTTGAGAGTCGTGGTCTGAAGATAACGTTTCAGAAGCTTGATCCTTACATCAATGTTGATCCCGGGACAATGAACCCGTTTCAGCATGGTGAGGTCTATGTAACCGATGACGGGGCGGAAACAGATCTTGATCTGGGCCATTATGAGCGCTACACCTCAGCCGTTCTCGGCCAGGCTAATAATTACACTTCAGGCCGTATTTATCATTCGGTAATCAGCAAGGAGCGTCGTGGTGAGTACCAGGGGGGGACGGTTCAGGTCATTCCTCACATTACCGATGAAATTAAACGGGCGATACTGCAGCTTGACGGGCAGGTAGATGTGGCCATTATTGAGATCGGCGGCACCATCGGTGATATTGAGGGGCAGCCGTTTATTGAGGCAATCCGTCAGTTCAGGATTGACTATGGCCGTGAAAACGCTGTTTTTGTACATGTTACCTGGGTTCCTTACATAAAGACCGCTGGTGAGGTTAAGACCAAACCGACGCAGCATTCGGTGAAAGAGTTGCGGGCAATCGGTATTCAGCCCGACATCCTGCTATGCCGAACCGAGCACCAGCTTGCCGATGATATAAAAGCAAAGATCGCCCTGTTCTGCAATGTCGATCCCACCGATGTTATTACCGCTCAGGATGTCGATAATATCTACGAAGTGCCCTTGTGGTTTCATAAAGAGGGGCTTGATGATAAAATATTGAAGCATCTCAATATCTGGACAGGGGCACCGAAGCTGGATAATTGGGAACGACTGGTCGCCAGTATTAAGAATCCCAGTAAATCGGTGACTATTGCTATTATCGGTAAGTATGTTGACCTTACCGAATCGTACAAAAGCCTCCATGAGTCTTTGGTTCATGGTGGTGTCGCCAATGATGCCAAGGTCAATCTTATGTATGTCAGTGCTGAGGATCTTGAAACACAAAATGCTGAGGACCTGCTCGTCGGTTGCGACGGTATTTTAGTTCCTGGCGGATTTGGCAAGCGCGGCGTTGAGGGTAAGATTAAGGCTATTACCTATGCCCGTGAAAAGAAGATTCCTTTTTTCGGAATCTGCCTGGGGATGCAGCTTGCAGTTATTGAGTATGCCCGTAATATTGCCGGAATGGCCGGTGCTACCAGTGTTGAGTTTGAGGAAAAGCCGCAATACCCGGTCATCTACCTGATGAAGGAATGGTATGATTACCGTGCCGGCGTGACTCAGGTTAGAGATGAAAGCTCTGATGTCGGCGGGACTCTTCGTCTAGGGGCCTATCCATGCACATTGGTAAAGAATACCTTTGCCTATAAGGCTTACAAGGTCAGTGATATAAGTGAACGTCACCGGCATCGTTACGAATTTAATAATGAGTTCAGGGACCGCCTCATCGAGAGTGGTCTGGTGATGAGTGGTACTTCGCCGGATAAGAATCTGGTTGAAATTGTCGAAATAGCTGACCACCCCTGGTTTCTTGGCTGTCAGTTCCATCCGGAGTTTAAGTCCGGACCAATGAAACCGCACCCCCTGTTTTGCGATTTTATTAAGGCGTCCCTTGATCATAAAGGATAATTCAGGCATGCCGTTTGAGCATGCTTCGGTAAAAGGATTTTTCAGCCACGGAAACTCACGGAAGAAAAAAGATGGATACAGTACGAATTACGGATACAATTGAGGTCGGCCCTGGTCGGCCTTTTTTATTGATCGCCGGCCCTTGTGTGTTGGAAAGTGAAGAGGTCGCCTTGCGAGTTGCCGAAAGTATGGCTGAGATGGCTGGCCGGTTAGGGGTCTCCTATATTTTTAAGGCCTCCTATGATAAGGCAAATCGGACTTCATTACAGTCTTTTCGGGGGCCGGGCCTTGTTAACGGTTTGAAAATATTTGAAAAAATTAGGAGTCTTGGCATTCCGGTGGTCTCTGATGTCCATGATGTGGTGCAGGTTGAATTGGTTCATAAGGGCATCGATCTCATTCAGATTCCGGCCTTTCTCTGTCGGCAAACGGATCTTTTAGTGGCTGCAGCCAAATCGGGGAAGCCTATATCGCTCAAAAAAGGACAATTCCTTTCACCCTGGGATATGGAGCATGCCGTGCGCAAGATCAAGGAGTCCGGCAATAAGAATCTCTTGTTGATCGAGCGCGGCTCCAGTTTTGGCTATAATAATCTTGTAGTCGATATGCGTTCAATTCCTGTCATGCGTTCCCTCGGCTGCCCTGTGATCTATGATGCGACGCATAGTGTACAGCTTCCCGGCGGCGCTGGTGGCAGTTCGGCCGGTCAACGGGAATTTATCGCGCCGCTTTCGAAGGCCGCGGTTGCTGTGGGAGTCGACGGGGTTTTTATGGAGGTCCATCCGGATCCTGATAAGGCCTTGTGTGATGGACCAAACTCCTTACCTCTAGACAAGGTTGAGGTGCTGCTCAAAAAACTTCTTAAAATCCACGAGGCCTGCATTTCATGACCAGTGAAATGAACGGTTGTGCCGGTAGTCAGGAACAGCCGTATTCTGGTGACTGTGATTTTACAGAGTTTCTTTTGAGAAAGGCCGCCTCTCGATCAGAAAGTTCGGCTCTCCCGAAAGATGAACTTCTGGGAAAAGCCAAAATAATCAAACTGCTGTTACTTGATGTTGATGGCGTCTTGACCAACGGTTCAATTACCTACACGCATCAGGGTGATGAGATAAAATCATTTCACTGTCGGGACGGATTTGGCATTAATATTCTAAAAAAAACCGGGGTTGAGGTGGGTCTTATAACGGCCCGTAAATCAGAATCCTTACTGCGAAGGGCGAAAGATCTCTCTTTGACCCATGTCTATCAAGGGGTCAGAAATAAAGTTGAATGTTTTTCCATGCTTCTTGAACAGCTTAGCCTTGAACCTTCTCAAGTTGCCTTTATGGGCGATGACTGGTTGGATTTAGCACTGCTTACCAAGGTAGGTCTGGCGGCAGCGGTTGCCGATTGTGCCCCTGAACTTAAAGGTGTTGTCCATTTTGTTTCTGTCCATAACGGTGGAACCGGCGCCGTTCGTGAGCTCTGTGATTTGATTATCGAGGCCAAGGGAAAAAGAGAGTCTCTGCTCACTGAATATCTTAACCGTAAGTGATTTGTGAAGCCCTGGAATGAAAATTGATTTTCAAAAAATTATTCGATCACGCAACATGCTTTGGCAACTTCCCTTGCTTGTCATTGTTATTGCTCCCTTGTGGTGGGGCGGGGTGGTAAAATTCTTAAACATCGAAACGCAACAGAATCAGAGCACTACTGGGCAAGCCAAATCGAGTTTTACCATGTTGCAGGTGAAAATCTCCCAGGCCGAGAAAGGCCAGGAGCAAATCCGTCTTGATGCCTCACGGGTATACAGTGAAGATGACCAAGAGACCCTGTTTTTGGATAAGCCGGTGGCACATCTCGTCGGTGATCCGCAAAAACCTCTTTCTATAAAGGGTGGCAGCGCTATATATGAAACAAAAAAACAGATAATCACCCTCTTGGATGATGTCGAACTCCTCACCTCTGATACGTTGGTGACGACATCTGTGCTGCGCTACTTTACTAAATATAAAAAGGTGAAGAGTGCCGCAGAAGTTGAACTTAACAGCGATGGTATGCGGATAACCGGCACCAGTTTTTTTTATGATCTCGTCAATGGTGATTTTAGAGTTGGCAAGAGGGTTGTCTGTAATCTGTGGTAAAATATCGTTCCAATGGTGTATCGTAGTATATCATTGTCGATTTGATTACATAATTACCGGAGAAGTGGATGGGAGATCTTAGAATATTAGTTGTCGATGACTTTAATACGATGCAGAGAATTATTGGTAATATTCTCCATGAGATTGGCTATACTAAATTAGTATTTGCAAATGATGGCGAGAAAGCATTTAAAATTCTGTTAAAGGAGAAAATTGACCTGGTTATTTCCGATTGGAGTATGCCGCACATGACCGGGATTGAGTTATTAAGAAAGGTCAGAGTTGATCCTGGACTTGCTCATATGAAATTTATTATGGTTACCGCAGAGGGAGAAAAAACACGAATTATTGAAGCTGTTAATGGAAAGGTTGATCAATATATCATTAAGCCTTTTAGCGCTGACACACTTAAAGAAAAAATAAATGCAGTTTTTAAAGAAGGTTCTTGATATATTTGTCTGCCGACAACCTCAAATCTCTGTTTGTTACTAAGAAGGTTTCAATAAAAGTTGTTCCGCATTTGTACCCTTAATCTTATCCAGAAGGTCCGCTTTAAGCTCAAGTTCCTCAAGCATGGTTACCGCTTTTCCCTGGTCTTCCCAAGGTGAGTCAGAACCAAAGAGAATAAATTCAGGCGGATGATTACAGATCAGATCCCGCGCGGTTTGTCTGTCCATCATTTGTAATGAAAAGGATATATCCATGTAGATTGGTTTGCCTACTAATGTAGTTCGAACTTCCGGCCACTGATCCCAGGCGCCAAGATGAGAGGTAACAAGTTTGAGATTGGGGAAGAGAGTGTGCACTTCAAGAATCTGAGCTGGGTCAGCACGCCGAATACGTGGAAAGGCGATGTCGTAGCCGGTATGCATCAAAAGTATTAACTGTAAATCAGTTACGAGTTTAAAGATAGGCAGCAGGCGCTGTTCATTGATAAAAAAGTCTTGATAATAAGGATGCATCTTGATGCCCTTATAACCCATCTCTTTTATTTGACGAATCTGTGCAAGGCAGTTCGGGTCATCGGGGTGGATTGAGGCAAATGGTATAAGTCGTTCGGATTTCAGGGTTTGTGACCAATCGAGTATGGCCTGAAACTGTGCCGGTTTTGTGGCAATAGAACAAACAACACTTTTCACAACACCGTTTTTATTCATCGAATCGAGGAGGGCGGTCTTGGTACCGTCAAGATAGGCCTTCACCCCACCTTCTTTTTCAAGGTGGGGGATAGCATTTTGGGCGATATGGTCAGGAAAAATATGGGTATGGAAATCAATAATCATAATACCTTCAACTTTTTGGAAAATTAGTGGTCTGTTTCTCTGGAAATTTCACGTAAACGAAGCTACTATACCCCACTTTACAGAAAACACTAAGAAGGAAAACCGATGGCAGAGAAGCAGATTGATATTAAGGACAGGATTATTCTGGCACTGGATGTTGACAGTGCTGATAAGGCAAAAGAGTTGGTGTATCAGACAGAATCACACCTGAATTTTTATAAGGTGGGTTTGCAGCTTTTTCTGGCTGACTGGTTCAATAGTGTCGATTGGATTATTGCTCGGGGTCATAAGGTCATGGTCGATTTGAAGTTTTTTGATATTCCCGAAACAGTTCATCTGGCTGTTAAGCAGCTTAAAGACCGAAATGTCTCTCTCGCTACTGTGCATGGAAATGACGCAATTGTTAAAGCTGCAGTGGCAGCGACTCAAGATAAGGCCAGCGATGAGTCGCTTAAAATTCTTGCGGTTACTGTTCTTACCAGTTTCGGAGAAGAGGATTTAAAAGCCATGGGCATGACGCAATCCATAGAAGATCTTGTCTATTTCCGTGCTAAAAGGGCTTTGGAGCTTGGCTGTGACGGCATTGTCTCTTCGGGTCTAGAGGCCCAGCGGGTACGCACTCAACTGGGGGACAAGCTGTTGATTGTCACTCCTGGAATCAGGCCCGGAGCCAATATCAGTGAGCCCCAGGATGATCAGAAACGGGTTATGACAGCAGGACGGGCACTGGCCGCCGGAGCTGATCATGTTGTTGTCGGCAGGCCCATTACCAAGGCCGCTAATCCGCTTGAAATTATTGAGGCGATGCAGAAAGAGATGGCTTAGCTGCCAGATTACACTGATCATTGTCTGCATGCTTTTTCACAAGCGCCATTTTGATATGATTCGATGAGATTCTTGCCATGCTTGGATTGCCATCCTGTAGTTTTAGTTTCACTGTGCGTCAAATTGTCGTCCGGCTCATCGTTTGTGTCGGCACATGGCTTGTCCTGACTAAAGGTGACATCCAGAGTTGGCCCTTTGCCCTTCCCACAATATTCCTGGCCGTCTGGGTAAGTCTGCTTCTTGCTGTCCGACAGGAGTACTCTCTGCGGCCTTCAAGAGTTATTTGTAACCTCCCCTATTTTCTGTATAAATCTCTGATTAGCGGCGTCGATGTGATGGTACGGGTACTCCACCCTCGATTACCCATTGATCCGGGATTTATTGAATATTCTTTGACCATCCCCCATGAAGCAGGCCGTGTTTTTCTGGCAAACAGTATCTCCCTGTTGCCGGGAACGATATCGGCTCGGCTGACCGATCATCACCTTATAATTCATACCCTGGATAAGGAGCTGTCAGTGCTGGCAACTATCCGGGAGCTCGAAGTCAGGGTTGACAGCCTGTATAGCCCGTCTTCTTCAATAAATACCAACAGCGTGCCGTCATGAGCAACCTCTATCTCGGCCTGGCATTGATTCTTTTGATCACCGTAGTTTTGGGACTGCTCCGAATCATCTGGGGGCCCACTGCGGCAGACCGGATGATGGCGGCTCAACTTTTTGGCACCTGCGGAGTTGCAATCCTCCTGCTTCTGGCTCGCGGATTAGGGCAGGCCATTATTGTTGATGTCGCCCTTGTTTTTGCCCTGTTGGCTGCGTTTTCCACGGTAGGCTTTGTGCGGCGGGCCTGGACTGAAAAGGATTCGTTGAAAACCGGGGAGAGGAGGCATGATTGAGATTT
The sequence above is a segment of the Desulfobulbaceae bacterium genome. Coding sequences within it:
- the kdsA gene encoding 3-deoxy-8-phosphooctulonate synthase, yielding MDTVRITDTIEVGPGRPFLLIAGPCVLESEEVALRVAESMAEMAGRLGVSYIFKASYDKANRTSLQSFRGPGLVNGLKIFEKIRSLGIPVVSDVHDVVQVELVHKGIDLIQIPAFLCRQTDLLVAAAKSGKPISLKKGQFLSPWDMEHAVRKIKESGNKNLLLIERGSSFGYNNLVVDMRSIPVMRSLGCPVIYDATHSVQLPGGAGGSSAGQREFIAPLSKAAVAVGVDGVFMEVHPDPDKALCDGPNSLPLDKVEVLLKKLLKIHEACIS
- a CDS encoding response regulator; protein product: MGDLRILVVDDFNTMQRIIGNILHEIGYTKLVFANDGEKAFKILLKEKIDLVISDWSMPHMTGIELLRKVRVDPGLAHMKFIMVTAEGEKTRIIEAVNGKVDQYIIKPFSADTLKEKINAVFKEGS
- a CDS encoding multiple resistance and pH regulation protein F; translation: MSNLYLGLALILLITVVLGLLRIIWGPTAADRMMAAQLFGTCGVAILLLLARGLGQAIIVDVALVFALLAAFSTVGFVRRAWTEKDSLKTGERRHD
- a CDS encoding Na+/H+ antiporter subunit E encodes the protein MLGLPSCSFSFTVRQIVVRLIVCVGTWLVLTKGDIQSWPFALPTIFLAVWVSLLLAVRQEYSLRPSRVICNLPYFLYKSLISGVDVMVRVLHPRLPIDPGFIEYSLTIPHEAGRVFLANSISLLPGTISARLTDHHLIIHTLDKELSVLATIRELEVRVDSLYSPSSSINTNSVPS
- a CDS encoding AbrB/MazE/SpoVT family DNA-binding domain-containing protein, producing MANVATTKMSSKGQVVIPEDIRKRLNLQTGAQFVVVGDKDVVILKNIAPPSIDEFEPLIADARKKGKQAGLKKSDIKEAIFKVRGKK
- a CDS encoding CTP synthase, which translates into the protein MKTKKKIIKTKFIFITGGVLSSLGKGLAAASIGALLESRGLKITFQKLDPYINVDPGTMNPFQHGEVYVTDDGAETDLDLGHYERYTSAVLGQANNYTSGRIYHSVISKERRGEYQGGTVQVIPHITDEIKRAILQLDGQVDVAIIEIGGTIGDIEGQPFIEAIRQFRIDYGRENAVFVHVTWVPYIKTAGEVKTKPTQHSVKELRAIGIQPDILLCRTEHQLADDIKAKIALFCNVDPTDVITAQDVDNIYEVPLWFHKEGLDDKILKHLNIWTGAPKLDNWERLVASIKNPSKSVTIAIIGKYVDLTESYKSLHESLVHGGVANDAKVNLMYVSAEDLETQNAEDLLVGCDGILVPGGFGKRGVEGKIKAITYAREKKIPFFGICLGMQLAVIEYARNIAGMAGATSVEFEEKPQYPVIYLMKEWYDYRAGVTQVRDESSDVGGTLRLGAYPCTLVKNTFAYKAYKVSDISERHRHRYEFNNEFRDRLIESGLVMSGTSPDKNLVEIVEIADHPWFLGCQFHPEFKSGPMKPHPLFCDFIKASLDHKG
- the lptC gene encoding LPS export ABC transporter periplasmic protein LptC; its protein translation is MKIDFQKIIRSRNMLWQLPLLVIVIAPLWWGGVVKFLNIETQQNQSTTGQAKSSFTMLQVKISQAEKGQEQIRLDASRVYSEDDQETLFLDKPVAHLVGDPQKPLSIKGGSAIYETKKQIITLLDDVELLTSDTLVTTSVLRYFTKYKKVKSAAEVELNSDGMRITGTSFFYDLVNGDFRVGKRVVCNLW
- a CDS encoding septal ring lytic transglycosylase RlpA family protein, which produces MIRYITLPFICLYLLISGCSQSMVQSIPSPIEVSSTAKSVPLRNKIPPTQKPYHVLGRTYYPVPSSFGHNETGIASWYGPTFHGKKTSNGEVYDMYSTTAAHKTLPMNTFLLVKNLENGRETIVRINDRGPFVKGRIIDLSLTSAKELAMDQRGTARVQITALGEAEQTSRGGGTVERFLPYDFTHGEYFVQIGAFTDSNNANRLKEIMLKQGRKAISQTYTVDDKKFYRVQVRAGKELDAAKKMEKLLSAEFPEAFVIAR
- the pyrF gene encoding orotidine-5'-phosphate decarboxylase; its protein translation is MAEKQIDIKDRIILALDVDSADKAKELVYQTESHLNFYKVGLQLFLADWFNSVDWIIARGHKVMVDLKFFDIPETVHLAVKQLKDRNVSLATVHGNDAIVKAAVAATQDKASDESLKILAVTVLTSFGEEDLKAMGMTQSIEDLVYFRAKRALELGCDGIVSSGLEAQRVRTQLGDKLLIVTPGIRPGANISEPQDDQKRVMTAGRALAAGADHVVVGRPITKAANPLEIIEAMQKEMA
- a CDS encoding amidohydrolase family protein, whose amino-acid sequence is MIIDFHTHIFPDHIAQNAIPHLEKEGGVKAYLDGTKTALLDSMNKNGVVKSVVCSIATKPAQFQAILDWSQTLKSERLIPFASIHPDDPNCLAQIRQIKEMGYKGIKMHPYYQDFFINEQRLLPIFKLVTDLQLILLMHTGYDIAFPRIRRADPAQILEVHTLFPNLKLVTSHLGAWDQWPEVRTTLVGKPIYMDISFSLQMMDRQTARDLICNHPPEFILFGSDSPWEDQGKAVTMLEELELKADLLDKIKGTNAEQLLLKPS
- a CDS encoding HAD hydrolase family protein — its product is MNGCAGSQEQPYSGDCDFTEFLLRKAASRSESSALPKDELLGKAKIIKLLLLDVDGVLTNGSITYTHQGDEIKSFHCRDGFGINILKKTGVEVGLITARKSESLLRRAKDLSLTHVYQGVRNKVECFSMLLEQLSLEPSQVAFMGDDWLDLALLTKVGLAAAVADCAPELKGVVHFVSVHNGGTGAVRELCDLIIEAKGKRESLLTEYLNRK